The region AAACTCCTTCAGGTTCTCCACTGTCAGATTGGAGTtcttggaagaagaagaagatggtttCCATTTCTTTCTTGTGATCTTTTGCAGGGCCGAGGCAATGGACTCGGCCGATTTCGAGGTCTTGACTGAGGCTGCATGCGTGTCCGAGCTCGAGGGGGAGTGTTTAGCAGCATCTGGGATGCTGGGAACGGATTTGCATCGCGGGATCGAGGGACTCGACATTGAACAACAAGAGGTGATGAGATTCACAGTTTTTTTCTGTTTCTGGTTTGGGAATAGAAAGGATAGTGTGGACTGTGGGATAGTCTTTGGTGATAGTGATGGGGGATGGAATGAAGCCAATTGACAGCACATATATCCCAAAACTTCGATAGAAACTGAGAATGGAAGGTATTGGCGTTAATAACAACAGAATGTGTAATGTGATAAATAATCACAGGTTTTGTACACAAAACCCGCCAACCGAATTAGAATTTGAGATTGAGTCGAGATCACGGTTAGATAAACGTGTCACTAGTTCATGAGATAATTGTAGTAAAGTAAAGTTGGTCAGACTGTTAGCTTGATACCACAAGGCTCTAACGACTCCTAGTGGAATGACTTTTAGTTTTCTTGGTTTAAGCTGGCCAACTACGAGTAATCTAGTttggtttaccttcttgtgatCATTTACTAATTAGGATCACAATGTGAGATTTATTCAGTGTATATTCACAGATAGTGATTGTGACTTTCCCTCGTTACCCACGTATAGAGAGATAGACCACTAGTTCATGAGATAATTGTGCTAGGGCAACTCTAACTAAGTTGGACAAGCTGTTAGTTTGGTAATTACAAGGCTCCAAGTTTGACTTTCAATGGAATGATCTATTGATCTTCTATGTTTGAACTAGACAACTATAACAACCTAGCCTGATTTACCTCTCTGGTCCTTTGCCAACTAGAGTTGCAATGAGAAATTACCCGACCACAGATTCCttttttatctaaaaaaaaaagaagagataaCTGTGGTCTGTCATCTACTCATCTATGATGTTCTTGATTGACCCCTAGAATTGTAAAACAAGTGGGAATGGAATCAGGCATTTGATTTTCATCTGAAATTTTCAACTCAAAAGGTCAATTATCTAAGGTTGCTGTCATGCAAGTAGTTGTCTTAAGGGTGTTCGATTTCACCATCTTAAGATTCTGTCAATTGTCTAACGTTGCTGTCATGccagtatattttatttttacccgTGTGTATATGATAGATGAGATTGCAATCATCTGCATTATTCATACCACCTACTCtctattttttttgataaagagaaatttttgtcatcattatttgaaagtgtatATTTAGTAAACAATATTCTTGTGTAATAATTTGTCAACGACATAGAGGAGAGTAAATCTTATTAGGAAGACTTTATACAACGGATTTGAACGAAAACTCTAACCTTCAAATACAAGAGGCATGTTCTACTCACTCGGTCACTTCTTTCGAGACATCTTCAGGTATGAGAATTGCTACTCTCtttttttgatatatattgGGGAAATGGAGATTGGAAGTGCACTATAGTGTTAGGTTCATAATAAGGGTGTTTAGACAATTAGTTTTATTAAAGTGAGTCCAATTTAAACCCTACAATCATACTCTAAGGTCTTTCTTGTAAAGATTAGGAGTACAAGCAAACGTAGTAAAAATCTGTTCGATCAAAGAGATAGTGTGATTATCAATCAAATGAGAATGTATTCACGTTTTCCCTTCATCCAAACTTTTTATACAATTTGTCTGGGCGTGCTATCTGACGGTCTTCGGAGTCGTGCTATTTGAATTGCAATGATGAAACTTTGGAGGTGAAAACCTGGTCAAAGACTTAACACTTAACACTTGACTGAAAATAAGCATAAAGATCTTACAAGCTGACCGAGAATAAGTGCTAAGGACTTGATACTTAATAGTTAATACCTAGATGAGAAAGTATAGGTTTACTGTTTacatatttttgttcaaatatTTGTGTTCATTTCATTCCATTTTTACCATTTTTAATCtatttctcaaatttttattGGACAAATTCCTCCCGAACTACATCATATTGTGCTTTGAACATCAATGTCACATCACAATCCATGAATCCAAGTAATGACAAGCGTGGGAATCATGCACAATCCAAAATTACTATAATCCTCTCATATCTTAACATATAATGTACGCAGTTATGCACCATGTCATTGTCAAACAGCAATAAAAGTGTCTGAGCCAACTCATGATGGGATATGCAAACTTCGGTAAAAGTTTGGTTACCAGGCTAAAGAATTTCAGTTAACcgttttttaatcaaaatatttcagTTCGGCTAATGGTTGGAGGTTTtgtaaaatttcggttaatgattaattcggttcgaaactatcggttaactgaaattttaaatacataaataaataaatatataatgtaaaatcaCTAAAATGAAATCTGTATGGACTATGGATGTTTggatttaaattttgtattgaagttatgaatttattatcaTAGGTATTGAAGCATTTGGATTTAtaattataggtattattttaattatttaaaaatttaactaaaaaaatttcGTTTCGATTAATTTAGTAATACAAAATTCGGTTCGATTCATATTTAAagctttaaaaattttggttaaaattGTTTGGTTAACCGAAGGCACACCCCTACCAGCTGAGTTAGTTGAACAATTGACTTGGCAATCATAATATTTCAGATTTTGTCTATTGTCCTTCTCAATTTAAACCGATCAAATACAATCTAAATTAATTTACCTCTTTATAATCCTCTATCAGCAGTTAGAATAAGAATTTCACATAAACCTTATCCTGCAACGGCTGCAGACCTCACGTGAATGAAAGTATATATGTTTCGACATATCCGAGGTACATTTGACCATTTCTTAATTAACCTCTGTCCCCAGTTGCCTCAGCCAATTAATTATCTATAATCCGCAGTCTTAATTCCCTCGGCGAGGTAATTTAAgtagtaattaaattaaataattacgtCAACCAAAGCggattcttatttttattttttaatttccagaGAGAGTtgtcaagattttttttttaatattaaataacagAAAAATCCAATTCTTACGGTTTGAGCGTTTGAATCTTCAGTTCTTCTTTACCTAAAACCTCAAGGAAtagaaaaatcctttaaaaaaaattaaaatattttttcacaAAGGCAAATCAACATGCAATGCAGACGTCCGAGCTAAAGGATCGACAAGACATAAATTTTCTGGTAAATTTTTggatattttaatgtttttgtcttcatatatttacattatttttacaaGAGATTTGGTTTCTTAGATATAGATTACAGGCATGAGGTTGCAGAGGCAATGTGGATGTGATCGATCTGATGGCTACTAAGAAAGACATAATAAGACTCTCATCCAGGTAAAATGGAATGTGCATATTCGTAGTATCGATCAAATCTTTAAGTGAAACTATACAATCTGTTTGAGTTGAAGTTGGGAAGACTTGTTATGAGTAATTGTTGTTTTTTGGTGTTCTGTTTAGGAAATCTTTAAGTGAAACTATACAATCTTTTTGAGTTGAAGTTAGGAAGACTGTTATGAGTAATTGTCGTTTTTGGGTGTTCTGTTTAGGAAACCAAATGAAAATGCATCATTGGATGTTCAACTACAAATAGGTGGAGTGCCGTTGTCATTCAACAAGGTATGTTACGTTTATATACAACATTTGGTATCCCCGCCAAAGATTTTGCACGGATAATTCCGCAGAATTTTACTCTTACTCGAAGAAAACCTAGCTCAAGTATAGAATAGATCTTTTGACCTATCATTTAATATTATTAGCTGCATCCTCAAGTACTACTATGTTTactaaactttgagtaacatattactatattaggagCTTCTTGCTGACAAATCTGCAAAGGTAGCTGCATTGCTAAGGAAGAACCCTGAAGATGATCTATCCCATTTGCTGGGGGAGATCCCGACTGATCCGCAAACCCTCGAGCTTGTGGCGAGGTTCTGCCATGGCTTCAAGATCACCCTCACGGCGCAGAACGTTGTTCAGGTTTACTGCCTCACTCACCACCTCGGGATGACTGAGGATCACCGGCCCAACAATCTTCTCAGGATGGCTCTTGTCTACTTTCAGCACAATGTGCTTTCTAGCTGGAACAAATCCATCAAAGCCCTCAAATCTGCAGAGAGTGTTTTTCACCAAGCGGTGGAGCTCAGGTTGGTTGATGCCTGTGCCGAGGCGATTATCAGTCACGCTCTGGATAATCCATTGTTTCTTGGAGAACCTGCAGCGAAGAAGGCGACACACGAGGATGACAGCGAGGGCGAGGAGAATGCTTACAGACCAAATGTAAGTAGGAGGCTCTTTGATTGGAAATCGGAGGACTTGACTATACTGTCTATCAGACTTTACGAGCCCATCATGCGTGAAATGGTCCGACGCAATGTTCACCCTGAATATATCGCTGCATCATTATGTCAATATGCTAAGAATTGGGTTCATAATAGCATCAAAGGAGGAGAAGATGATTCCACAGCATACAAGAGGAATTCGATGAGAGAAATAATAGAAGCGGTGGAGAGAGTATTACCTCGCGAGAAAGGGCTGATTTCAAGCACATCACTCTTCGAAATGCTGCAGTCTGCAATATCCTTGGACGCTAGCGCTGAATGCAGAGATGGTTTAGAGCTCAGGATCGGGAAACAGCTTGACCAGGCAACCGTCAAGGACCTGCTAATACCTTATCAGGGATATGCTAAAGACGAAAAGTATGATACCGAGTGTGTAAAAAGGATAGTGAGGAACTACTATCACAATTACATCAGTTCCGAGAAATCTGGATTGATTAAAGTTGCAGAACTCATAGAAGAATTCTTGGCCGAGGTTGCCAGTGACATAGACTTGAAGGTGGATACATTTACATCACTTGCAGAGTTATCAGCCTCGGTATCAGATGAAACGAAGAGACACTCAGATGGAATATACAGAGCCATTGAAATCTACTTGGACAAGCACAAACACCTGACACAATGGGAGAGGGAGCAGGTCTGTAACGTACTCGACTGCAACAAATTGTCCCCCGAAGCCTGTCAACACGCTGCACAGAGCGCCTGGTTGCCACTGCGGTTGGTGGTGCAGATTCTATTTGCGGGGCAGCTGCACCTGAGAGACACAATCACCAAGGAAATTCAGACTTCCGATCACGGGTTGTTGAAGTTCGacaaagaagaagaggaagaaccCGTGAGGGTGAGCAACAGCGAAGACGAGGTACGAGCCGAGATGGAAAAGATGGGCAACAAGGTGTTGGAGCTAGAGCGGGAATGCAATATAATGAGGATGGAAATTCAGAAAGGCTGCTGCAGTAGTAGTAAGCTTAAAAACGAGAAGTTGAGTATGTGGAAAGAAATGAAGAGGAAGTTCGGGTGCATTACCAGCACACATGATTGCAGCAACTGCCATGTGAAGAAGAAAAAGGTGCATCCAAGATAGTAGAGCATAGAGACCAGCCTCCTGCTTTTCTGAACCTATAAAATTTTCCCAGTTTTAGCTCACTTATTGACCATTTCATTATCATTACAATTGCGAAAACGTAAAATTATCTTCATATCAATGTCAAATCAGTAACTTGCATAGTTCAAAGGCAACCTCATATATAAGATAGCGGGGAAAGTGTACAAATAGATTAGCATTTAACAGCCTAATATTCTTCAACCATGTACCATTACAAAAGAAAGGACTCTTTCCTagtaaaattgtttttttttttttctaaaagagCCGCCAAACTAATGATAGTTCATATAACAGAATTCACATTTTCCTCAAAAGAAGAAACAGCCTTTGATCGAGCTTAAATTTGTGCATGTTCAGCGGCTCACTGCTCAGCTTCAGTTGAAGTCCTCCAAAAGAAATATATGCCACCCTAAGATGACAGAAAAGACAAAGATTCAATCAGTGGAGTGGACAGGCAAAATTGCAAGTTTATACTTCACACCGCTATTATCGGCAACTTCTTTTTTCATGTATGAAGAGAAAAACTGCCTAGTAACTATATCCAACAGTTTAAAGGTGACCTTATGTTGCTATAAACAACCTGAAGAGAgaataaagaaatgaaatagaaaaagGGATATAGTACATACACTTTAGATGACTCCTCTGCAACCTTATATAACAGTCCATGCATGACATACTCAAATTTGTCCGCAAGCGATTTCATCTTGCCCTGCAAACATAGGTacttatttaatactttataagTTGTAAGAAAGCCAAAAGCTTGAATGCTAAGTGAACCAAAGTTTAGTAATCTGAAAGGCAATCATTTCAAAGAACATTACTTGCTTCAATAAGTATATGACATAATGGTGATTTTCAGACATCAAGAAAACCACACAACAGGCAATATTTACCTTAACAGCTTCAATTGCTAACTTAGACTGTCAGTGAAAGTTGCGGAAGATGAATGGTTGAATTCCAAAGTCAAAATTTGAGAAGTCACTAACGGCTATGCATTATGCAACATACTAAAATCTAAGGATAACAGGAACTTTAAGAATTCACAGCCAGAATAATGGCTAAGTCATGCTTGACCAACACTCCTACTAggttgaaaaaaagaaaaaagaaaaaaaaaaaaaaaggaacttatATACAAGCAAGCAAGTAAAAGAGCGGGATACCTCGGGGTTGCTACCAGTAGCTGAACCATCTAAAGCAAGAGTTTGTGATAACACCATCCTATACAACTCATTCTTCTTAACAGGATATAGCTCCGAGTTGATATCTAGCACTATATCTGTCTTACCATCTTGACTCTTTGCATCAAGCCGAGAAACTgaagggaagaagaaaaaaaaaaaacttaagcaAAAAAAAGATAAGAGTGTTCAATTGCAAATGAGCTATCAACATAGCCAAATCTAATATCTGTCAACAGAAATTCCATGCACATATCAGGATGGCACTATGGCAATCACCCCAAGCACCCATtgctgggcaaattatactaggGATCATGGTCCATATTGGTCCACATTGCAGCGTGGACCatgataaatgttcatttttaatatactgaaggtTCATTTTTTGTGTACCAAATGAACCTtcaatacccaaaaaaaaaacttcaaaaaataacattcaacatattaaaaagggaaatttgtaatttacgcccctctataatatgccaattatcaatgtcactcctgaatGATGAGTGgcgtaaatgttgcccctcaattttcctCCTGTACAGTACGGGAAGGGCAATATATGtagtgttttaaaaattgagccgcaacatttacaccactaataattcaggagtgacattaataattgacatattatggaatgtcataaattacaatttttcctgttaaaaataaactttctgtatattaaaaatgaaacttaTGTCACAAggccatggtataatgattgccATTGCTGTCAAGTATCAAGATAGTGTAGAGTTCTTTAAAAAGATGATACCTTTGTCATACTTTTTACCATCAGCATCCACTTGAACGACCTTGACAATATCATCAAAGTGAAAACCAGACATCTTGACAGCAATTTCCTAAAGGAGAGGTGGGCAAAGAACACGAATTAAGAGCCTGCACAATTGCCGCAACTCTCAACAGAGATACTGAGCTATTATATACGGACAAAACTTAGATTAAGGTCGAGATATACTCGAATCGAAGGGGTTAAACATAACAGCATACACTATACACCACCATTGCACCAAGAATAACATGAACAAAACTACAAATTCATAGTGATTTCCTCTGCATTTAGCAGTGGAAAACTAGCGAACAAATTTCCAcattaaagtaaaaaagagtGCATAAATTGCCTGCCTATAGATTCCGGAGTAACGGATTCACTGGTACTGAGAATCGGAGAGAAGACAGAGACGTTCGTCGCCGTCACGGCGTCACTAGTCCAGAGGAAGCCGGAAAAGAAAAATCCTCAAACCGGTTATGGCGGCAGGGAAATTATGCCTTTGTGGTGTTGGGTTTTTACGTCAACATAATCCGGACTACGGATTATATAATTCGGATCCAACCTGGCccatattcttctttttttgaggAACCTGGCCCATACTTAAATAGTACAATAGTTATACCACAGACTTTACATACTAAATGATcacaatttacattatttataattcaatttgtgaacaatgaatatttagttgtgattcaatatataaattgtgaacactcaatatataaattgtgtatttttatctGAATCTACCTTGCAAAATGGAGTCGGgtctacaaaataatttgccaattaaCACAACATGGGCTTGAATAGCCAACAAGGACCAGCCCAATTCTCTTATGTGAACCAATTatctaagtatttgattcctattCTGATTTCAATTCTCTTATGTGAACCAATTAAACATACACTTAATcactcaaattaaaataaaacaactCATATAAATCATATGAGAGTGAACACAACTATATATAAGAATTATATtgattatttctttaaaaatgtTTCTAAGAGtagacataataatatatataatgtgggcaaacaaaataaaaatgtgtttTGATCCTACGTGCCTTAAAAAACATGACACCAAAaccatacatatatgtgcaccCGATGAAACCCACGCACAGATCGAGAAATGATGAGTCGATATCACAACTATGGACCAATGATGATATGCATGTTTTTCTCTTGTTGTGTTCTCTACATTTTCTTCATCTCCCCCCTGACACCATACTAATAATAAGAATTCCCACACCAAAACAAAAACACCAGATTAGGTTGGCTTCTACCTTTCCCTCCCAACAACGTTACGTTGCATGCATGGAATGTTACGTACAACATACGTCGAACATCCATGTATTTGACTAcg is a window of Ipomoea triloba cultivar NCNSP0323 chromosome 11, ASM357664v1 DNA encoding:
- the LOC115995743 gene encoding BTB/POZ domain-containing protein At5g17580-like; translation: MATKKDIIRLSSRKPNENASLDVQLQIGGVPLSFNKELLADKSAKVAALLRKNPEDDLSHLLGEIPTDPQTLELVARFCHGFKITLTAQNVVQVYCLTHHLGMTEDHRPNNLLRMALVYFQHNVLSSWNKSIKALKSAESVFHQAVELRLVDACAEAIISHALDNPLFLGEPAAKKATHEDDSEGEENAYRPNVSRRLFDWKSEDLTILSIRLYEPIMREMVRRNVHPEYIAASLCQYAKNWVHNSIKGGEDDSTAYKRNSMREIIEAVERVLPREKGLISSTSLFEMLQSAISLDASAECRDGLELRIGKQLDQATVKDLLIPYQGYAKDEKYDTECVKRIVRNYYHNYISSEKSGLIKVAELIEEFLAEVASDIDLKVDTFTSLAELSASVSDETKRHSDGIYRAIEIYLDKHKHLTQWEREQVCNVLDCNKLSPEACQHAAQSAWLPLRLVVQILFAGQLHLRDTITKEIQTSDHGLLKFDKEEEEEPVRVSNSEDEVRAEMEKMGNKVLELERECNIMRMEIQKGCCSSSKLKNEKLSMWKEMKRKFGCITSTHDCSNCHVKKKKVHPR
- the LOC115995744 gene encoding DNA-directed RNA polymerases II and V subunit 8A-like translates to MSGFHFDDIVKVVQVDADGKKYDKVSRLDAKSQDGKTDIVLDINSELYPVKKNELYRMVLSQTLALDGSATGSNPEGKMKSLADKFEYVMHGLLYKVAEESSKVVAYISFGGLQLKLSSEPLNMHKFKLDQRLFLLLRKM